Proteins encoded within one genomic window of Hyalangium ruber:
- a CDS encoding tetratricopeptide repeat protein codes for MKAFLRFGALAVGVALTVSGVGEAAAPSKKTAKKPAVSAKSATGQKKATAKSAKAAPSPIPGAPEEKERRQGPARVSPANMKFAELPRIADAKKEALADKKRDEAIEGFKRLIPKIQDGTSRKADLLYRLSELYWEKSKYLYRLEMDRFLAAEKAYDVAVARGEKVEAPKQEHRDSERYRAETMSLYEDILRDYPQYELRDEVLFSQGYNLYELNRREEAVKRYEELIRDFPKSQFVPDTYIQLGNHYFENNKLMPARQNYEKARETGVPKIYAYAIYKLAWCDYNSGDYDAGLKKLQEAVDYADTRGEELGDLKTEALNDLTVFYVQLDQPKEALAYFKQKAPKKRQARLLSKTAVGLADAGHFDSAILMFRTLIDDEPMGPNAPEFQQAIVRSFEGLRQRTQVRAEMKRMVDLYSPNGTWWKQNASNNPVLRNAFNVTEEAMRVMVTEYHQEAQKTRQVETYRLARDIYKQYVDAFASNEDPNFVADSAFNLRFFYAEILWALEEWQAAAAEYDAVVAFKIPDRDSAREVSNEAYRKSASFAAVLAYDKLVKIERGQIAKSDLKDGQKVDENKYKGDVEKKRIVKKDAKERQEEPLTRFEERLVAACDTYNKLYPDNPDEVDLRYQAAVILYDRNHFVESARRFGEIITKFPEERRSRDAADLTMFVLESREEWFELNKLSRQFQGNKKLTKPGTDFATRVAKVVEGSQYKWVDEVVYRKEKNPKKAAELFLEFVTEFPKSENADRALTYSMIIFQEAAELDRGVVAGERVLAEYPDSVFGHKVRYTLANFYEQMAEFRKAAQMYEAFVAAYDEAKSGGAAKKGKTAVAKKATKAPAKKPVAAGAEPKVETKPLTEREQLLKEAEEWVADAMFNAGLWWEGVGESQKAVTAYLAYMHRFRDRKDVPQIAFNIALMHEKNERWADAAKAFANFAEFYGRDARTSAGQLYLAKYRELMAYRQMKDARPAMERVQGELVKGWAKLSEEDKKDVRLLDAYAHARFLELEPLWRRYTDIKFTRVATIRRDLASKQKEIQRVEKEYAAVLAIGSGEWGIAAITRIGLAYSDFARNILESPDPKGLDEEQLAMYRGELENLALPLEDKSTEALEKALEKAYELAIYNEWTLAAQDQVNRYRPGAYAQVRQVPFRGSEFFATAGVAKDPGMPAAATAAPAPAAPASPESAPQAPSAPEAQPTPTVTVGEAQQ; via the coding sequence ATGAAGGCGTTCCTTCGGTTCGGTGCGCTGGCGGTGGGCGTGGCGCTCACCGTGAGCGGGGTGGGAGAGGCGGCGGCACCGTCCAAAAAGACGGCGAAGAAGCCTGCTGTATCGGCCAAGTCGGCCACAGGACAGAAGAAGGCGACGGCCAAGTCGGCCAAGGCCGCGCCTTCGCCGATCCCGGGCGCTCCCGAGGAGAAGGAGCGGCGCCAGGGCCCGGCGCGGGTGAGCCCCGCGAACATGAAGTTCGCCGAGCTGCCGCGCATCGCCGATGCGAAGAAGGAGGCCCTCGCCGACAAGAAGCGCGATGAGGCCATCGAGGGCTTCAAGCGGCTGATCCCGAAGATTCAGGACGGCACCTCGCGCAAGGCGGATCTGCTCTACCGGCTCTCGGAGCTGTACTGGGAGAAGTCCAAGTACCTCTACCGGCTGGAGATGGACCGCTTCCTCGCCGCCGAGAAGGCGTACGACGTCGCGGTGGCGCGCGGGGAGAAGGTGGAAGCCCCCAAGCAGGAGCACCGCGACAGCGAGCGCTACCGCGCCGAGACGATGAGCCTCTACGAGGACATCCTGCGCGACTATCCGCAGTACGAGCTGCGCGACGAGGTGCTCTTCTCGCAGGGCTACAACCTCTACGAGCTCAATCGCCGCGAAGAGGCGGTGAAGCGCTACGAGGAGCTGATCCGCGACTTCCCGAAGTCCCAGTTCGTCCCGGACACGTACATCCAGCTGGGCAACCACTACTTCGAGAACAACAAGCTGATGCCCGCGCGGCAGAACTACGAGAAGGCGCGCGAGACGGGCGTCCCGAAGATCTACGCCTACGCCATCTACAAGCTGGCCTGGTGCGACTACAACAGCGGTGACTACGACGCGGGCCTCAAGAAGCTGCAGGAGGCGGTGGACTACGCGGACACGCGCGGCGAGGAGCTGGGTGACCTCAAGACCGAGGCGCTCAATGACCTGACCGTCTTCTACGTGCAGCTCGATCAGCCCAAGGAGGCCCTGGCCTACTTCAAGCAGAAGGCCCCGAAGAAGCGTCAGGCGCGCCTGCTGTCGAAGACGGCCGTGGGCCTGGCGGACGCGGGCCATTTCGACAGCGCCATCCTCATGTTCCGCACGCTCATCGACGACGAGCCGATGGGCCCCAACGCGCCCGAGTTCCAGCAGGCCATCGTCCGCTCCTTCGAGGGGCTGCGTCAGCGCACCCAGGTCCGCGCGGAGATGAAGCGCATGGTGGACCTCTACAGCCCCAACGGGACGTGGTGGAAGCAGAACGCCAGCAACAACCCGGTGCTGCGCAACGCCTTCAACGTCACCGAAGAGGCCATGCGCGTGATGGTGACCGAGTACCACCAGGAGGCGCAGAAGACGCGCCAGGTGGAGACCTACCGGCTCGCGCGTGACATCTACAAGCAGTACGTGGACGCGTTCGCCTCCAACGAGGATCCGAACTTCGTCGCCGACTCGGCCTTCAACCTGCGCTTCTTCTACGCGGAGATCCTCTGGGCCCTGGAGGAGTGGCAGGCCGCCGCCGCCGAGTACGACGCCGTGGTGGCCTTCAAGATCCCGGACCGTGACTCGGCGCGCGAGGTGTCCAACGAGGCCTACCGCAAGAGCGCCTCGTTCGCCGCGGTGCTCGCCTACGACAAGCTGGTGAAGATCGAGCGCGGGCAGATCGCCAAGAGCGACCTCAAGGACGGCCAGAAGGTCGACGAGAACAAGTACAAGGGCGACGTCGAGAAGAAGCGCATCGTCAAGAAGGACGCGAAGGAGCGCCAGGAAGAGCCGCTCACGCGCTTCGAGGAGCGCCTGGTCGCCGCCTGTGACACGTACAACAAGCTCTACCCGGACAACCCGGACGAGGTGGACCTGCGCTACCAGGCCGCCGTCATCCTCTACGATCGCAACCACTTCGTGGAGTCGGCGCGCCGCTTCGGCGAGATCATCACCAAGTTCCCCGAGGAGCGGCGCTCGCGTGACGCGGCGGACCTCACCATGTTCGTGCTCGAGAGCCGCGAGGAGTGGTTCGAGCTCAACAAGCTGTCGCGCCAGTTCCAGGGCAACAAGAAGCTGACCAAGCCGGGCACCGACTTCGCCACCCGCGTGGCCAAGGTCGTCGAGGGCAGCCAGTACAAGTGGGTGGATGAGGTGGTGTACCGCAAGGAGAAGAACCCGAAGAAGGCCGCCGAGCTCTTCCTCGAGTTCGTCACCGAGTTCCCCAAGTCGGAGAACGCGGACCGGGCGCTCACCTACTCGATGATCATCTTCCAGGAGGCCGCCGAGCTGGATCGCGGCGTGGTGGCCGGCGAGCGCGTGCTGGCCGAGTACCCGGACAGCGTGTTCGGCCACAAGGTCCGCTACACCCTGGCCAACTTCTACGAGCAGATGGCCGAGTTCCGGAAGGCCGCGCAGATGTACGAGGCCTTCGTCGCCGCCTATGACGAGGCGAAGTCGGGTGGCGCGGCCAAGAAGGGCAAGACCGCCGTCGCCAAGAAGGCCACCAAGGCCCCGGCGAAGAAGCCGGTCGCCGCGGGCGCTGAGCCCAAGGTCGAGACGAAGCCGCTCACCGAGCGCGAGCAGCTCCTCAAGGAGGCCGAGGAGTGGGTGGCCGACGCGATGTTCAACGCGGGCCTGTGGTGGGAGGGCGTCGGCGAGTCGCAGAAGGCCGTCACCGCCTACCTCGCCTACATGCACCGCTTCCGCGACCGCAAGGACGTGCCGCAGATCGCCTTCAACATCGCCCTCATGCACGAGAAGAACGAGCGCTGGGCGGACGCCGCCAAGGCCTTCGCCAACTTCGCGGAGTTCTACGGCCGCGACGCGCGCACCTCGGCCGGGCAGCTCTACCTGGCCAAGTACCGCGAGCTGATGGCCTACCGGCAGATGAAGGACGCGCGCCCCGCCATGGAGCGCGTGCAGGGCGAGCTGGTGAAGGGCTGGGCCAAGCTCTCAGAGGAGGACAAGAAGGACGTGCGCCTGCTGGACGCTTATGCCCACGCCCGCTTCCTGGAGCTGGAGCCGCTGTGGAGGCGCTACACGGACATCAAGTTCACCCGCGTGGCCACCATCCGCCGCGACCTGGCCTCCAAGCAGAAGGAGATCCAGCGGGTGGAGAAGGAGTACGCGGCGGTGCTGGCCATCGGCTCGGGTGAGTGGGGCATCGCGGCCATCACCCGCATCGGCCTGGCCTACTCGGACTTCGCCCGCAACATCCTCGAGTCGCCGGACCCCAAGGGCCTGGATGAGGAGCAGCTCGCCATGTACCGCGGAGAGCTGGAGAACCTCGCCCTGCCGCTGGAGGACAAGTCCACCGAGGCGCTGGAGAAGGCGCTGGAGAAGGCCTACGAGCTGGCCATCTACAACGAGTGGACGCTGGCGGCGCAGGACCAGGTGAACCGCTACCGCCCCGGGGCCTACGCCCAGGTGCGCCAGGTGCCCTTCCGCGGCAGCGAGTTCTTCGCCACCGCGGGCGTGGCCAAGGATCCCGGCATGCCGGCGGCCGCCACGGCCGCGCCCGCGCCCGCCGCTCCGGCCAGCCCTGAATCCGCGCCGCAGGCCCCGTCCGCGCCCGAGGCGCAGCCCACGCCCACCGTCACGGTGGGGGAGGCCCAGCAGTGA
- a CDS encoding tetratricopeptide repeat protein, translating to MSRLLALIAVALAPLGALAQDVNTYNRALSAFNAGELDTAAPLFFEVSERASDPETKGKAEYYLAQTFARKGLPVSAFVTYAAIVKAGSKHPSYLKAVEGLVDMQQQLDEQNLIPSLLNQAYTDEVRDQWVTLPREVLARINYLVATISHRRGRYEEARSLLEAVPADSRFYAKARYLLGVVLADPRFPGRPGEAEVLDKAAVTAFKAVLEQKGERQLELPETQHLAMLGLGRLHYGRGEYKEASEAYEGVPRYTRYWDQALFENGFARFQNEDFGGALGSLQALHAPQYAGAFQPESWVLKATVYYYSCLFDEVKTTLGAFDEVYGPMAKQLEPFTGEDMELIPAFNLVASENRRLPRPVYLWLRNNERIREVMRVLASVDSEKRSLSGMGAWKGTAFSAQSMAALEDVRNTLLQVGGTLARSRLREAADNLRTFADQAEIIRVQTALDEKDLLQAGVDQKALLTRQSLYRPAMPGASWNYWKFQGEFWIDEIGYYQYTLKRGCPARQGQERTEVGAE from the coding sequence ATGTCCCGACTGCTCGCACTCATCGCCGTCGCCCTGGCTCCGCTTGGGGCGCTCGCGCAGGACGTGAACACCTACAACCGCGCGCTCTCCGCCTTCAACGCCGGAGAGCTCGACACGGCCGCGCCCCTGTTCTTCGAGGTCTCCGAGCGCGCCTCGGATCCGGAGACGAAGGGCAAGGCCGAGTACTACCTGGCGCAGACCTTCGCCCGGAAGGGGCTGCCGGTCAGCGCCTTCGTCACCTACGCGGCCATCGTGAAGGCCGGCTCCAAGCACCCCTCGTACCTCAAGGCGGTGGAGGGGCTCGTCGACATGCAGCAGCAGCTCGATGAGCAGAACCTCATCCCGAGCCTCCTCAACCAGGCGTACACCGATGAGGTGCGCGACCAGTGGGTGACGCTGCCGCGCGAGGTGCTGGCGCGCATCAACTACCTGGTGGCCACCATCAGCCACCGCCGCGGGCGCTACGAGGAGGCCCGCAGCCTGCTGGAGGCCGTGCCCGCCGACAGCCGCTTCTACGCCAAGGCCCGCTACCTGCTCGGCGTGGTGCTCGCCGATCCGCGCTTCCCGGGGCGCCCGGGAGAGGCCGAGGTGCTGGACAAGGCCGCCGTCACCGCCTTCAAGGCCGTGCTGGAGCAGAAGGGGGAGCGACAGCTCGAGCTCCCGGAGACCCAACACCTGGCGATGCTGGGGCTGGGCCGCCTGCACTATGGGCGCGGTGAGTACAAGGAGGCGAGCGAGGCCTACGAGGGCGTGCCGCGCTACACCCGCTACTGGGATCAGGCCCTCTTCGAGAACGGCTTCGCCCGCTTCCAGAACGAGGACTTCGGCGGAGCGCTCGGCAGCCTCCAGGCGCTGCATGCGCCGCAGTACGCCGGCGCCTTCCAGCCCGAGTCGTGGGTGCTCAAGGCCACCGTCTACTACTACAGCTGCCTCTTCGATGAGGTGAAGACGACCCTGGGCGCCTTCGACGAGGTGTACGGGCCCATGGCCAAGCAGCTCGAGCCCTTCACCGGCGAGGACATGGAGCTGATCCCCGCCTTCAACCTCGTGGCCTCGGAGAACCGCCGCCTGCCGCGCCCGGTGTACCTGTGGCTGCGCAACAACGAGCGCATCCGCGAGGTGATGCGGGTGCTCGCCAGCGTGGACTCGGAGAAGCGCTCGCTCAGCGGAATGGGGGCCTGGAAGGGCACCGCGTTCAGCGCCCAGTCCATGGCCGCGCTGGAGGATGTGCGCAACACGCTGCTCCAGGTGGGCGGCACCCTGGCCCGCAGCCGCCTGCGCGAGGCCGCCGACAACCTGCGCACCTTCGCGGATCAGGCGGAGATCATCCGCGTGCAGACGGCGCTCGATGAGAAGGACCTGCTCCAGGCGGGCGTGGACCAGAAGGCGCTGCTCACCCGCCAGTCGCTCTACCGGCCCGCCATGCCCGGGGCCTCCTGGAACTACTGGAAGTTCCAGGGCGAGTTCTGGATCGACGAGATCGGCTATTACCAGTACACCCTCAAGCGGGGCTGCCCGGCCCGCCAGGGCCAGGAGCGCACCGAGGTCGGCGCCGAGTAG
- a CDS encoding outer membrane beta-barrel domain-containing protein → MRTILSFAVLLVAVVRAQPAFAQSEQPTVPAPGAETSIPPQVATPTEPTASPAAPARPEMGTAVPTEPTAPASRAPAPEQAEPAAEAQAPAPEAPPAVEPPVSSDAPTVLAEADSDLRTTTAEQQRLVHGAPLYNPNVAVHIVQKKRFADEGRHEFSLYPVTVQMNGRFTNHTGTALNYTYHLQENFALQVGGQYNWYSNESDFNLELIDKVREQAQAASSLLLVWGAQAGVEVTPLYGKFAFYDDQLAQFSLVITGGAGFGGARHLIRPEVDNQVDGETFRVPARFGDAGTKFLGSVGGGFRLQFGDSYAIRLEVKDLVYTARVDRVDGCNLADFEKMEAARASDSPFADLGLSGGCQFQKFDGVDPKTKKNYREDIILGRDLVAEPSSDVLNNVSFYAGFSVLF, encoded by the coding sequence GTCCGAGCAGCCCACGGTGCCCGCTCCGGGCGCCGAGACCTCCATTCCTCCGCAAGTGGCCACGCCGACGGAGCCCACGGCCTCGCCCGCCGCGCCCGCGCGTCCCGAGATGGGTACGGCGGTGCCGACCGAGCCGACCGCGCCCGCGTCCCGCGCTCCGGCGCCCGAGCAGGCCGAGCCCGCCGCCGAGGCCCAGGCTCCGGCTCCCGAGGCTCCGCCAGCCGTCGAGCCGCCGGTGTCCTCGGATGCGCCCACGGTTCTGGCGGAGGCGGACTCGGACTTGCGCACCACGACGGCCGAGCAGCAGCGGCTGGTCCACGGCGCGCCCCTCTACAACCCGAACGTGGCCGTCCACATCGTCCAGAAGAAGCGCTTCGCGGACGAGGGCCGGCACGAGTTCTCGCTCTACCCGGTGACGGTGCAGATGAACGGCCGGTTCACCAACCACACCGGCACGGCGCTCAACTACACGTACCACCTGCAGGAGAACTTCGCCCTCCAGGTGGGCGGCCAGTACAACTGGTACTCCAACGAGAGCGACTTCAACCTGGAGCTGATCGACAAGGTGCGCGAGCAGGCGCAGGCGGCCTCCTCGCTGCTCCTGGTGTGGGGCGCGCAGGCAGGTGTCGAGGTGACGCCGCTGTACGGCAAGTTCGCCTTCTATGACGACCAGCTCGCGCAGTTCAGCCTCGTCATCACCGGCGGCGCGGGCTTCGGCGGCGCGCGTCACCTGATCCGCCCCGAGGTGGACAACCAGGTGGACGGCGAGACGTTCCGGGTGCCGGCGCGCTTCGGAGATGCGGGCACCAAGTTCCTCGGCTCGGTGGGCGGCGGCTTCCGGCTCCAGTTCGGCGACTCGTACGCCATCCGCCTGGAGGTGAAGGATCTCGTCTACACCGCCCGCGTGGACCGGGTGGATGGCTGCAACCTGGCCGACTTCGAGAAGATGGAGGCCGCGCGTGCCTCGGACTCGCCCTTCGCGGACCTGGGCCTGAGCGGCGGCTGCCAGTTCCAGAAGTTCGACGGCGTGGATCCGAAGACGAAGAAGAACTACCGCGAGGACATCATCCTCGGCAGGGATCTGGTGGCGGAGCCCTCCTCGGACGTCCTCAACAACGTGAGCTTCTACGCCGGCTTCTCGGTCCTCTTCTGA